GGCGCCCCAGCAGCAGGTCGCCGCGGCGAAGCCTCCCGCCGCTCCGCCGCCGCAACAGCAGCAACAGCAGCAGAACGCCGTTCCGTCGGTGGGGCAACTGATCGCCAAGCTGGAGGCGGCGTCGCAGCAGCCGGCACCCGCCAAGGCGGCGGCCCAGCCGGCCAAGCCGGCCCCAGCCGCCGCTCCGGCGGTTTCCGGCGGCAGCGGCGGCTGGCGCGTCCAGTTGGCCTCGGTGCGCAGCGAGGGCGAGGCCGCGGCCGAATGGCGCCGTCTCGCCGGCCGCCACCCCGACGCCCTCGGCGGACTGTCGATGCAGGTCGCCAGGGTCGATCTGGGCGAGAAGGGCATTTTCTATCGGGTGCAGGGGGCCGGCGCCGACGAGGCGCGGGCCAAGTCGGCCTGCGCCCAGCTTCGCGCACAAAATGTGGGGTGTGTGGTTGTCCGTCCCTGATTTGGTGGGTTCCGCCACCCGGGTTTCCCGTCGGCGCGCGGTGGTCTTCGGCTGCGCCGGGCTGGCGGTCACGCCCGACGAGGCCGCTTTCTTCCGCGATGCCGATCCGCTCGGCTTCATCCTGTTCCGCCGCAATTGCGACAGCCGCGACCAGATGCGCCGGCTGGTCGATGACCTGCGCGCCAGCGTCGGCCGGGCCGACGCCCCCGTTCTGATCGACCAGGAGGGCGGCCGGGTCGCGCGCATGCGCCCGCCGCATTGGCCGGCGCACCCGCCGATGGGGGTGTTCGGCACGCTCGCCAGGCGCGATACGGCCGCCGCACTTGATGCGGCCTGGATCAATGGCCGGCTGCTCGCCCATATGCTGACGGAGGTCGGCATCACGGTGGATTGCGCGCCGGTCTGCGATGTGCCGGTCGAAGGAGCGCACGACATCATCGGCGACCGCGCCTTCTCGCGCGATCCCGCCCTGGTGATCGCGCTCGCCCGCGCCACCGCCGACGGGCTGCTGGCCGGCGGCGTGCTGCCGGTGATCAAGCACATCCCCGGCCATGGCCGCGCCTTCGCCGACAGCCATGCCGAGTTGCCGGTGGTGGAGGCCGACCGCGCGACGCTGGAGGCCACCGATTTCGCGCCCTTCCGCGCGCTCGCCGACCTGCCGCTGGCGATGGTCGCCCATGTGGTGCTGAAGGCGATCGATCCGGAGGCCCCGGCTAGTACCTCGGCCATCGTGGTGCGCGAGGTGGTGCGTGGGTCCCCCATCGGCTTCGGCGGCCTGCTGTTCAGCGACGATCTGTCGATGAACGCGCTGCGGGGCGACCCGAGGTCGCGGGCCGAGGCGGTGCTGGCGGCGGGAATGGATGTCGTGCTTCACTGCAACGGCGATCTGGCCGAGATGCGTTCGATCGTCGGCGCCGTTCCGGCGCTGAGCGGGCTGGCGGCGGAGCGCTGGGCGCGGGCCGAGGCTCTGCGCCACCCGCCGGAACCGGCGGACATCGCCGCATTGACCAACCGGCTGGCCGAGCTTCTCGGCACGGCCCGAACCTGACGGACGGGAGCGGACGATGGAGGAATGGATCTTCCAGGTGACGGCCGTGGCCCTGCCGGCCATCCTCGCCATCACCCTGCATGAGGCGGCGCACGGCTTCGTCGCCTGGAGGCTGGGCGACGACACCGCCTATCGGCTGGGTCGGGTCACCTTCAACCCGATCCGCCACATCGACCCGTTCGGGACGGTGCTGCTGCCGGCGCTGATGTATTTCACCACCGGCTTCG
This portion of the Azospirillum sp. B510 genome encodes:
- the nagZ gene encoding beta-N-acetylhexosaminidase; amino-acid sequence: MWGVWLSVPDLVGSATRVSRRRAVVFGCAGLAVTPDEAAFFRDADPLGFILFRRNCDSRDQMRRLVDDLRASVGRADAPVLIDQEGGRVARMRPPHWPAHPPMGVFGTLARRDTAAALDAAWINGRLLAHMLTEVGITVDCAPVCDVPVEGAHDIIGDRAFSRDPALVIALARATADGLLAGGVLPVIKHIPGHGRAFADSHAELPVVEADRATLEATDFAPFRALADLPLAMVAHVVLKAIDPEAPASTSAIVVREVVRGSPIGFGGLLFSDDLSMNALRGDPRSRAEAVLAAGMDVVLHCNGDLAEMRSIVGAVPALSGLAAERWARAEALRHPPEPADIAALTNRLAELLGTART